In Longimicrobium sp., the DNA window AGATCCGCCCCGGCCCCGCGAGCGAGCCGGACCTGGTGTACTGCGGCGTCGAACCCGCGGCTCTCTTCCAGTCGCGCGACGCGGGAGATACGTGGAGCGCGGTCGATGGACTGCTCAAGCACGAGCACCGTCCGCGGTGGCAGCCCGGCGGCGGCGGCCTGTGCCTTCACACCATCGTCCTTGATGCGGCCGAGCCCCGGCGGATGGGCGTGGCCATCTCCACCGCCGGCTTCTACCGCACCGACGACGGCGGGCAGAGCTGGCAGCCGCGCAACCACGGCGTGCGCGCCGAGTTCCTCCCCGACAAGCACCCGGAGTTCGGCCAGTGCGTGCACAAGGTGGTCAACCACCCGTCGCGACCCGAGCGGCTGTACCTGCAGAACCACTGGGGGTTGTACCGCAGCGACGATTGGGGCGATACCTGGCACGACATCGCCAACGGGGTACCGTCGGACTTCGGGTTCGCCATCGAGGTGCACCCGCACGAGCCCGACACCGTCTACATCATCCCGCTGGAATCCGATCAGTTCCGCATCGTGCCCGAGGCCAAGCTGCGCGTGTACCGCACGCGCGACGCGGGCGAAACCTGGCATCCGCTGACCGAGGGGCTTCCGCAGGAGGGCGCGTACGAAACCGTGCTGCGCGACGGCCTGTGCACGGACGGCCATCGCCGCGCCGGCATCTACTTCGGCACGCGCGGGGGCAAGCTGTTCGGATCGGCGGATGCGGGCGACACGTGGGACGAGATCAGCGCCACGCTCCCGCCCATCGTCTGCGTGAAGGCGGGCGTGGTGGGAGGCGCGGCGTGACCCAGCCGCGTGACGGCGCCATAGTCGTCGAGCTTCCCAGCATGCTGCAGCCTTACGCGGCCGGCCGCGCGGAAATCCGCTTGGGCTCACCCTGCCGCACGGTCGGCGACGCGCTCGCGGCCGTGGCCTCGCTGCACGGCGGCGTGACGGACCGGGTGATGGACGAGCGCGGCATCGTCCGCCAGCACGTGAACGTCTTCGTGGACGGCGAGAACATCCGCTTCGTCGCGGGCTTGGAGACGCCGGTAGACCCGGGAAGCACCATCGTCATCGTCCCGGCCGTAAGCGGCGGCTAGGCCGCCGCGCAGCGCGAAGCGCTGTCATCCCGAGGAGCGGCCAAGCCGAACCTGCAGCCGCCCCAAAGCCAGCAGCAAACGAGGGATCCGCCACACAGTCGGCTTCACGCGCCGCGCTCCGCCG includes these proteins:
- a CDS encoding MoaD/ThiS family protein, translated to MTQPRDGAIVVELPSMLQPYAAGRAEIRLGSPCRTVGDALAAVASLHGGVTDRVMDERGIVRQHVNVFVDGENIRFVAGLETPVDPGSTIVIVPAVSGG